One genomic window of Hyperolius riggenbachi isolate aHypRig1 chromosome 7, aHypRig1.pri, whole genome shotgun sequence includes the following:
- the LOC137524241 gene encoding ADP-ribosylhydrolase ARH1-like, with amino-acid sequence MDNTVPSSDLYVAAMLLSAAGDALGYRNQLWEYCKSGAQIHSELKELGGLQNITASLPDWPVSDDTVLHLATGESLATGKLDEELYQELARRYVAAMSDMEGRKPGPTSILGTSQLHPGKPGGYRIPFNPTATGCGAAMRAMCIGLRFPRPSDLQQLVAVSVESGKMTHNHPTGYLGSLASALFTALAVQRVPLEMWGLRLLEALPLAQDYIRSTGSDVECHLEVWEYFRESWERYLSERGLSQGSGHAVFPSQYGPAERDKEYARWCLDDWAGRSGHDAPMIAYDALLGAGDSWEELCSRSMFHGGDSDSTGVIAGSCWGALHGLSGVPEGNYSQLEYRDRLENVAKSLHKLAWPGH; translated from the exons ATGGACAACAC GGTGCCCTCCAGCGATCTGTACGTGGCGGCCATGTTGCTGAGTGCTGCAGGGGACGCTTTGGGCTACAGGAACCAGCTGTGGGAGTACTGCAAGTCCGGAGCCCAGATTCACAGCGAGCTGAAGGAACTGGGTGGGCTGCAGAATATCACTGCATCCCTTCCTGATTGGCCGGTCAGTGATGACACCGTTCTCCACCTGGCAACCGGAGAAAGCCTGGCAACAG GGAAGCTGGATGAAGAGCTGTACCAGGAGCTGGCCAGGAGATATGTGGCTGCCATGTCCGATATGGAGGGGAGGAAGCCTGGGCCCACTAGCATTCTGG GAACATCACAGCTGCATCCCGGGAAGCCTGGAGGATATCGGATCCCATTTAATCCCACAGCGACTGGATGCGGGGCAGCAATGAGAGCCATGTGTATAGGCCTAAG GTTCCCCAGGCCGTCGGACCTGCAGCAGCTGGTCGCCGTCAGTGTGGAGAGCGGGAAAATGACTCACAACCACCCTACAG GGTACCTGGGATCTCTGGCATCTGCTCTATTCACAGCCCTGGCCGTACAGAGGGTCCCTCTGGAGATGTGGGGGCTTCGCTTGCTGGAGGCCTTGCCTCTGGCCCAGGACTACATCCGCTCTACAGGAAGTGATGTGGAATGCCATCTGGAAGTGTGGGAGTATTTCCGGGAAAGCTGGGAGAG GTACCTGTCAGAAAGGGGGTTGTCTCAGGGTTCCGGACATGCCGTGTTTCCATCTCAGTACGGCCCTGCAGAGAGGGACAAGGAATACGCCCGCTGGTGTCTGGATGACTGGGCGGGGAGGAGTGGCCACGATGCTCCAATGATTGCGTATGATGCCCTTTTAGGAGCGGGTGATTCCTGGGAGGAGCTGTGTAGCCGTTCCATGTTCCATGGTG GTGACAGCGACTCCACGGGCGTCATTGCCGGCTCTTGCTGGGGGGCGCTGCACGGACTGTCGGGGGTACCGGAGGGGAATTACAGCCAGCTGGAGTACAGAGACAGATTGGAGAACGTAGCCAAATCCTTGCACAAGTTGGCTTGGCCGGGGCACTGA